The genomic region CGACGCTCGCCCAGTCGGGGCTGGCCTGGGCGGTGCGTTCGGGGGTGAGGAGCTGGCCAGCGGGGACCGTCGCGGCATAGCGGCCGCCGTTGTCGGGCGTTTCGAGGATCTGCTGTTGAAGTTCCCGCAGCGGGATGCTCAGCGACATTCGGCCGCCGTGTCTGCGGCCGAACCGCAGCTGTAGATAGGCAAGGTCCGACTCCTGCCAGCCCTCGCAGGATTCGATGTCCGCCTCGGCACCCTCCGCCGCGGCCCGTAGCCGGGCGATTGGTAGTGACGGCGCGCTCTCCCGACGGACTGAGGTGCTCTCCGACGGTGGGGTGCTGTCGAGCGCGAACTCCTGGCTGATGGCCTGTGCCGGTTCTCCGTCCGCGAGCTTGAGCACCTGGCCGTTTCGGTCGAGCGCCTGGATGCGGACCACGACGACGGCGGGGGCGCGATCCACGCCCTCCGGATCGAGGTTGATAGTGAGCTTGCTGCTGTGCGCGGTGCCCTTGGGGGACGCGGTCGGCAGTTCCACGTCGAAGTCGGTCTCCGGGCCGTAGAACTCCTTCGACGGGAGCATCTCGACGCTCCATTTGGTGACGTCCTTGGGCTTGGCGGGCTCGGTGCTCCAGGTGAGCTTGACGAAGCCGCCCTTCGCCGAGCAGGTCGGCAGAGTGCCGTCCTGGGGGTCGCGAAGCCCCGTTCCGGCTGGGATGACGCCGTTGACGGCGAACGGGTTGACATACAGTGAGAGGAGGTCGCTGTCCGTCGACGGGTTTAGTGGCCAGTGCTCGAACGTGAGTTCCCGATGTGCCGGCGCGGCTAGTTCACGCAGCCAGGTTCGTTCGGACAGCCGCGGCACGGCGACGATGAACCGTTCGATCGCCCGGTAGGCATCGTCGTAGTGCTGGTGCAGCGGGCAGTTGCGTAGCCGGGTCCGGGCGTCATCCTGCGCCCGCGCCGGCTTGACCAGCGCCGCGACGCAGGCGGCGTTGTCCACCAGCCGCTCGGTGAACGGCGCTCCGCCCAGATCCGGGATGAGGCCCAGCAGGTGCAGGTTTGCCCCGGCCGCGTGGAGGGCGCTGTCCATGCTGTCCTCCCGTGACTCGTTCGCCGCCGCGTGAAGGGCCAGCAAGTATTCGGCCCGGGCATGCCGCGACAGCGGGAACACGCGGCGCTGGGTCGACTGCGCCTGCAGGACCTGGTCGTAGGTATCGCGCAGCGGGCGGGGGAGGTGGTTTTCGAGGTCGCGCAGGATCCCCTTGAACAACTGCTCGAGGTCGATCGCTTCGAACGAGTTCTCCAGGCTGCTGGCGGCCGGGCTGTCGACGCCGGCCGGGACGAGTAGGAGCAGCGCCGCGATCTTGCGGTTGCGCAGCTCGATCGCCCGTTCCGGGGAGATGACGGTGTCGTCGGCCCGGTTCTCGGTGCCCAGCACGGCGACCTGGGCGTTCGCGCCGCCCGTTGACGAAGGCGGCAACTGGGCGAGGACGATGGCCGCCGCGTCCCGGATGGCGTGGCAGTCGGACTCGAGCAGGTGGTCGAGCCGCAGGCATCGGCCTGCGGTGGCACCGCGCAGGAAGTCGTCCACCAGCAGCGTGGCGATCCGGGTGGCAAGGGGACGGCTCAGGTCAGTCATCGCCGCGCTCCGGCTGGAACGAGGGGATTGGTCACGTACTGGGCGTTGAAGTCATCGGACAGATCTGTGAAGAAGCCCATCTGGCGGAGTCGCCCGGTGAAGGCGGCGAGGTTCGTGGTCGCGACCGCCCGGGATGACGCATCAGCACGGGCCGTCGGTGGTCTGGCGATCAATATGCCCCATCGGGTCTCGAACGTCTGGAGCAGCGTCGCGAGCCGCATCCTGGGCAGCGGCTCGCCGCCAGCCGGGTCGACGAGGGTGCCGAGCAGCAGGGTTGTGAGCAGTTCGTCGGTCATCGCGTATCGCCAGGCCCGTCGGCCGCGTAGGTTGCCCCGGAGCAGCCCGGCCTGTCTGCGCATGCCGCCGGTGTTCCAGAACCACTGTCGGGCGGCCTGAATCGCGCTGCTCTTCTGTGACTCGCGGATCGCTGCCACGACCTGGTCGAGCTGCGAGCCGCTGGGTGTCGCCCGTTCCACCTCTACCCTGGCCTCGTCGGCGGAGCAGCCAGTGTGCCGCACGGTCTCCGTGATGATCTGCTCAAGCTCGATGCCGGCCCGGAGCTCGACGAGCGGCTCCTCACGCATCGCCAGTAGCCCGCGAAGCCAGTCGGGCCCTTTCTGGTCCTGGATGTAGGTCCGCAGTCTGGCGTCGTTGCGCCCGTACCGGTCGAGGGTCTTCAAGAGAAGCATTCCGTCGAGGTAAGCCGGCAGCCGTTCCAGGTCCCGTTCAACGCATTCCCCGGCGAGGCGGTCGGAATCGCCCCCGGTCTGGCGGGTGAAGTCGACGTAGATCTCAGTCTGCGCGTCCGAGTACTCGACGCCGAGGTCGGCGGACTCCGCGTTCCCCCGACACAGATCGTTGACCAGGTGGAACAGTCGCAGCGATGTGGTGAACAGGCCCAGGTTCAGCAGTGCCGCGAGATGATGGGCCAGTGCGATCGTGGGTAGCCGATTCTGATAGACGGCCAGGAAGTCGAGAAGCTGGTCGCCCAGCGTGACCATGACTCCGGGCATGATCGGATCCCAGTCGAATTCCCGGCTACTCGCCTGAAGCCTGCCCGGGGCGAAGCCCTCCAGGTAGTAAAGGGAGAGCAGAACGTTGGCGTCGAGATCGGTGCTCACCCCGTCGAAATCCGGAACGAATTTCTCGGAAATTGTCACGCCATGCCCGAACGCGCCGAGGAACAGCGCCCGCAGGGCGTCGGCGGGGTTCGGATGGCCGCGTCGTACCAGCGCATCCATCAGTAGGCGGTAGATGACCAGGTGTACTTTGCGGTGCCGGGCACCTCCCACCGGAAGCCCGGCCCGGTAGGCGCCAATGTGGATCGGCTGGACCGCCGCGAGCTGGACTTCCCGACGGCCACGTCCCTCGTGGCCGAGCCGCACGACCGTTGTGTTGATCCACTGTTCGAGTACCGCCCGACCGTGCTCATCGTCAAAGCCACGCAGGTTCGGGTGGCTCGCGAGCG from Frankia alni ACN14a harbors:
- the mads7 gene encoding methylation-associated defense system protein MAD7, whose amino-acid sequence is MRLYPTKDLRSYSFEKLSGYELNDFDVDRFLPVLFQMVVTRGRRLGSSDAKPTEARRYIEALASHPNLRGFDDEHGRAVLEQWINTTVVRLGHEGRGRREVQLAAVQPIHIGAYRAGLPVGGARHRKVHLVIYRLLMDALVRRGHPNPADALRALFLGAFGHGVTISEKFVPDFDGVSTDLDANVLLSLYYLEGFAPGRLQASSREFDWDPIMPGVMVTLGDQLLDFLAVYQNRLPTIALAHHLAALLNLGLFTTSLRLFHLVNDLCRGNAESADLGVEYSDAQTEIYVDFTRQTGGDSDRLAGECVERDLERLPAYLDGMLLLKTLDRYGRNDARLRTYIQDQKGPDWLRGLLAMREEPLVELRAGIELEQIITETVRHTGCSADEARVEVERATPSGSQLDQVVAAIRESQKSSAIQAARQWFWNTGGMRRQAGLLRGNLRGRRAWRYAMTDELLTTLLLGTLVDPAGGEPLPRMRLATLLQTFETRWGILIARPPTARADASSRAVATTNLAAFTGRLRQMGFFTDLSDDFNAQYVTNPLVPAGARR